Proteins from one Anastrepha obliqua isolate idAnaObli1 chromosome 2, idAnaObli1_1.0, whole genome shotgun sequence genomic window:
- the LOC129238726 gene encoding eggshell protein 1-like, translating to MKFYALFGFVLALLAMAFANPNPNPEPLPGGGGGGGGGGGLNLELGGGGGGGGGGGK from the exons ATGAAGTTCTACGCTCTCTTTGGATTCGTCCTGGCCTTATTGGCTATGGCTTTCG CCAATCCCAACCCCAACCCTGAACCTCTGCCcggtggtggtggcggcggcggcggtggcGGTGGTCTGAACCTCGAACTCGGCGGaggcggtggtggtggcggtggcggCGGCAAGTAA